The DNA region CAGGAGATAAGCTTGTTTCATGAAATGCAACGCAGCTCTAAGCGATGGCGATCTTAGGTTCCCGCGAGGAAATGTTACATGATCTCAAATCACCTTCAATTGGTAATTATATAAAGAAACAGTTACGCgaaaattcacatatatatagatatagatatatatatatatatatatatatattttttttttgttttttttttgaacccaATCTACCAATTCAATGCAACAAAAGCAAGAGGTGAGATGGGAAAAGCATACCTTCACAAAGCAAAAAGCTTTTCTATTCCTCgactttctcttcttcttccttctgagTATCTTCTGATTCAGGGATGGCAACGCTGCAGCACTCATCGAGCATGCCTATTTCAGTAACCCCAAATcagtttaaaaaaatttcaaggtTTAAATACAAAATTGGGCACAATAAAAActgaaggaaggaagaaggaagtgaTCAAGGATCCCACGCATCACAAAATTGTTATTCATTTGACAGCAAAGCAACAGGGGCAAAGTTGaagtaaaagaaaaaggatttggatcctctctgaGGCAACTGGTCAGGATCCTCCTGACTAGTGTTCGTGGACTATTGAATTTTTAtgcaacggctacaaacagagaGATCCCtgtaaaagttataataattgagCCTCTCTAAAAGTTACACGAACACTGGTCAGGATGATCCTGACCAGttgcctcggagaggatccaaatacaaagaaaaatgggcgaggacatatatatataatatgttgaAAACATTGGCAATGTTGAAACCGTTGGCAGTTTAATGAATGCCCACATAGATTTTCAATACCCACACAAAGTGATGTAGACTTTGGAAATAAAGATCCTATTTTCAAAgtcatgtgctgtaaatttcaaAATGTAAGAATATGTTTGTAtggagttgctctataaatagagcgctCCGACTGTTATAAAAAACATACAGAGAAGAAATGAAAGATCAATAACATCAGTCTCTATTACTccctcttttatttgtcatccccTTGTGTTATAGTtacagtgtgatattttacaccTGCTTTGCTCCTATCActagtaaaggttatctctctaacttttacctatttataacacgttatcaatACAAGTCTCTAAAATCTAACCATTTCTCATTTCTCTTCGCCgaacgaaaagaaaaaaaaagtttcctcTAAGGATTTTattgttcatcttcttcttttgccTCAACTACTGGATATACCCTCGCGACGAACTGTTTGCTCCATGCCTGATTTTAGTTCTCAACCTAACAgttacttatatctttgatttcttgtttgatgTAGATCTTGATTACTAACCcagtatttatttatgttgattttactgcaatccaagatggtgcgatACAATCGCCTATCTTGAACTGCAAATTTAACCTTACTgcgatccaagatggtgcggtatcatcgcctatcctggactgcagatctaattttactgtaaattttaagtggagcggtataatcgcccaccttaccctacatatttaaatttgactgctgtttaattttattgcaattttaagTGGCGCGGTATAATCACCCACCATGctctacatatttaaattttcctgctaCTTGAGTGGTGCGGAATAATCACCCATCATATGTTATATTatttcaatgagaatggtgcggtacaatcgcctTCCTTATTCATCTTGaaaatctcgagcctgaagtttcgagtgcttatcattttggcctgatgaccaaaatgaaaaatttgtaagaaccaaaAGTTCTAACACTACATACCTCcagaatacatattattgcaatttcttacacatctcatttttctttcagaaaaatggcgaacttggcaaagcttgattttgttgcctTGGACATTACTGGGAAAAACTACCTTACCTGAGTAGTGGATGCCAAGATCCATTTGGAGGCAGGGAACCTTGGAGAAACAATCAAAGAGGAGAGCAGTGCATCTTCTTAAGATCGAGGGAAGGCCATGATCTTTATCCGTCGCCACCTTGATGAAGGACTAAAAAGCAAGTAcctaacggttgaagatccgttagctCTCTGGAAGGCATTGAGAAATAGATGCAATTACCAGAaaacggtgattcttccaagagcTCATTATGAgtggactcacctaaggatccaggatttcaagtcagtggctgagtacaattctgcgATGTTCAGAATTAGCACCCTGATGAAACTCTAAGGGGAAACCATCACTGAGGAAGATATGCTAGAAAAGACCTTCAACACTTTTGATGCCTCAAATGTGCTCCTGCAGTAGCAATATAAAGAGTGAGGtttcactgaatacaaccaaCTGATATCTGTGCTCCTAGCTGCTAAAAAAACAATGAGCTCTTGTTGAAAAATCATCAGCCTCGACCTACTAGATCTGCaccattcccagaagtgaatgaTGCTTCCCTCGAAGTGAATGCCACATCCTCTGGTGGTAATAATCATAAATGAGGATGTGGCCACAGGCGAGGACAGTGGAATGGGAAAGGCAAGAATCATGGTGTCtagtttcacaaccaggttccaaggcATAATTCAGGCCCGAGCTTCAAAAATGTgaatcgccacaaaggcaaagctcATACGAACAATGCTCCTAGAAGCTCTGAATGAgcctgccataggtgtggtggcaatgggcattgggcgcgtacttgtcgtaccccaaaacatctggtGGATCTATATCAAGCCTCCATCAAGGAGAAGGATGTCAAGACCAATTTTCTTGACCAAGCAAAACCAATGGATATACTGGATCTAGTGTGCGACTTATCAAGGCAGTTGAACACAACCCACCTAGATGTCTCGGACTTCATTATGGAAAGGGGGAATTAAGTGTACCGGTCCGACTGAATtgtttatgtttaatgtacttTTATTATGCTGAACTTGTAGTTTAAAACTAGCATttcaataaaagtggcattTAAATTTCCTATTATAACTTGCTTTTAACCGTGATCCCTTTTACCCAGAAAGCATGGATAAAAGCTTTGGTCATTCTCAAAACATGAGAAATGGCGAAGATATCTGTCTCGCAAAGAGCGCAACTATGCACACAATACTTTCaagatcgaaagtatttctcaagcTTGATGCTTACAAAAGTAAGGGTACCAACAATATCAGGTCAATcaaatgtaattgaaggctcagggaaagcccagcttatgttaccaaatgaaacaatattgtccatacagaATGCGTTGTACGCTACTCGATCTACTCAAAATTTGTTGAGTTCCAAAGACATACGTtttaatggataccacattgaaatgaAAAGTGCATaaaatgtggagtatctatgcattacctccaatgatacgcAAAAgcatatattggagaagttgcgtgGTTTGACGAGTGGattatattatacatacataaagacagtttaatcacatactgtcatgtcaaaagtttacatgctttggcatgaccgtctgggtcacccaggatctaccatgatgcgtatgatcattaccaactctaatggacatccattattgagcaaaCACATTGCTATCTCAAACGATAACCTTGaaaggcttgttctcaagggaagttggtaattagaccatcacaactaaaggttgatgcccccatcatttctgcaaagaattcaaggggacatttgtgggcCTATTCAACCATCATGTGGACCATTCcaatattttatggttttggttgatgcatatacccgatggtcacatgtttgtctcttgtctactcggaatgtagcttttgcgagacttcttgtTCATATAATTAAGTTGtgagcacagttcccagattaCCCCATTAAGTTAATCCTACCTGATAACGCtagtgaatttacgtctcaaacttttgatgattactgcatgacattgggaattgatgttgaacaccttgttcctcatgtccatactcaaaatggccTAGCAGAAGCATTGATCAAGTGGCTTCAGTTAATAGCTCGCACtttgctcatgaaaacaaaattgccaatTTCTACATGAGGACATACCATCTTACATGATGCATCATTAGTTCGACtgagacctatagccaaccaccaatactcctcagtacaactcgtgtttggatatcagccaaacatttcacatttacgagtttttggttgtgctgtttatgtacctattgcaccaccacaatgcactaaaatgggacctcagcgtagactgggaatttatgtgggttttgattctccatctatcattagatatttggaacccttgacgggtgatatgtttacaactcgttttgctgattgtcactttgatgagatagtcttcccatcgttagggggagaaaagaccaTTCCAGAAGAACGGCAAGAGCTGCCATAggttgttcccaccttatctcattttgatccacgaagcattcaatgtgaaaatgaagtaaaaagGATTGTTCATCATCAAAGTattgccaatcaaatgccagatacatttaatgatgctatgaaagtgacaaaatcacatacACCAGatgcaaatgcacctgcaagaattgatgtccttgttggacaaaataaagtggcagtgAATGATTCATTTGGTGCACGCCTGAAGTGTGATAGACCCCCATGTTCAAAAGATTTAGCCCCTCAAAAGAGAAAGACGAGGGCAcaactgaatccaaatgaaatcattcaagaaggaaaaatgaatgacacatccacaattcatgattctgcactttcagaaaaagaaaatgtccttgatgagacatATGTCCCTGAAGAAATAAaggtacatgaaagcaaagaaatcttCATAAATTATgcttgtactaatgaattgtgggatcagaatgaaataatcatcgacgaCATGTTCGCATTCAcagtagccactgaaatcatattaagtgatgatctTTAGCCCCGCTCAgttgatgaatgcaaacagagacagtggaaagatgcaatccaggcagaattaaagtccttggaaaggcgaaatgttttggaccagtagtccaaaccccacCTGGTATAAACCTCGTGGGTTACAAATGGCTATTCACAAGGAAACACAATGAGAAAAATGAGactgcaagatataaagcacaactcgttgcacaaggtttttctcaaagacctggaattgattataaggagacatactctcctataatggacgcaattatgttccgttacttaataagtttagtggtttcagaaaaacttgacatgagacttatggatgtcatcaccacATATCTATATGGaaaattagatactgacatatatatgaaagtcccagaagcACTTAAGTCGCTTGAAACAACTAACAAATCACGAGGAAtgctctcaatcaaattaaggtgatcattgtatgggctgaaacaatctggacgaatatggtataatcgtctcagtgagtataTGATCAAAAAAGGGTATACCATCAATGTcatttgcccttgtgtgttcattaagaaatccaactTTGGATTTGCTATAatggcagtatatgtcgatgatatgaatCTAGTTGGAACCCTGAAGAGCTCAATAAAACTGCTCAATATctaaaagcgaatttgaaatgaaagaccttggaaaaacaaaattttgtctcGGCCTGtagatcgagcattgtgctaGTGAAATTTTGGTCCActaatcagcttacattgaaaaaatcctAAAGCGATTTGGCACGAACAAGGCTTATAGACTTAGCATTCCAATGGACGTTCGTTCtctggacattaagaaagattcATTTTGTCCAAAAGAAGATAatgaactggtccttggtccagaagtaccatatttgagtgcaataggtgctttattgtatttagcacaatgtactagaccagatatagctttttcaatCAACTTGTTAGCAAGGTATAACTCTACTCCAACAATTTgtcattggaagggagtcaaagatatactgcaataccttcgtgggacaacagacaTGGGTCTCTCCTACTCAAAGAAATCCACAAATGACCAGGTCCTTGTTGGAtatgcagatgctggttttctctctAATCTccataaagcccgctcacaaactggatatgtgttcaagaaTGGAGATACGACAATCTCTTGTTGCTCAACAAAGCAAAAATTAGTTGTTACATCTTCAAATCATTCAgaaatacttgctttacatgaagcaagtcgtgaatgttcttgcttaagatcaatgatccatcatatcCAGAGTTCATGTGGTCTAACTTCAAAGACTgacactccaactgtcatccatgaagataatgcagcctgtgttgcccaaatgaaagaaggattcatcaagggcgataagactaaacacatatctcctaAGTTTTTCAATGTACATGAGCTttagaaggctaaagttattgaagtcagacaaatccgttctaatgaaaatctggcagacttgttcaccaagtctctaccaaagtgcacgtTTCAAAAGTTAGTGCAAAGTATAGGATTACGTCGACTTACCAATCAGCTAAATTTGGAAAATGCGGAATCAATAGGAGATACatatcagggggagcatccataaTACATGCATATTGTACTCCttttccttcgattaggatttttcccactgggtttttcctatcaaggttttaacgaggcaacataagcatacttaacactatatcaacaattcacgtaaagttgtactctttttcctttgctatggttttttcccactaggtttttccaagcaaggttttaacgaggcaactaatgttgatatgtgggcatccaagggggagtgttgaaaacATTGGCAATGTTGAAACCGTCGGCAATTTAATGAATGCCCACATCGATTTTCAATACCCACACAAAGTGATGTAGACTTTGGAAATAAAGGAGATCGTATTTTCAAAgtcatgtgctgtaaatttcaaaatttaagagCGTGTTTGTAtggagttgctctataaataaagCGCTTCGACTGCTATCAAAACAtacaaagaagaaaggaaagatcAATAACATCAGTATCTATTACTccctcttttatttgtcatccccTTGTGTTATAGTtacagtgtgatattttacaccTGCTTCGCTCCTATCActagtaaaggttatctctctaactttgtCCTATTAATAACataatataatttattaataGTTTTGTGTACAGTACCATATATCAATGTCATATCAATACAATCTACCAAGTATCAATGTCGTATCAACAAAATCTGTAGAAAATAGGCACTGACATCTACTTTCAGCTTCAAGATTCTTGAATGATTCCTGAGTGTTGGAAATTTGAGCCTAGAACTCCACAACTCAACTCCAACATCGGAATTTTGAGCTTAAAACGCCTGAACAAGTCCTCTTCATCTTTCATGTTTTGTCTTCGTATCATATAAACGTTGAAATTCCACGTACTCAAATTCTTGcaactcagtactacggtctaatggtattcctcttcacttgtaagtgggaggtcttaggttcgattttcgccaaaagtaaagttgaactacattattgctagcccattgtgatgCTAAGTCCCCTCATCTTccttcttagtgtagataatattgtttgctaaaaaaaaaaaaagggaagataTTTGCAATCTAGGAAATGGTTGGGTGGGGACTTTCAAGATAGAAACAAGAAACTCTAGGAGCCACCCACTTaagttcaatttttcttttaaca from Malus domestica chromosome 01, GDT2T_hap1 includes:
- the LOC139193994 gene encoding secreted RxLR effector protein 161-like: MDVRSLDIKKDSFCPKEDNELVLGPEVPYLSAIGALLYLAQCTRPDIAFSINLLARYNSTPTICHWKGVKDILQYLRGTTDMGLSYSKKSTNDQVLVGYADAGFLSNLHKARSQTGYVFKNGDTTISCCSTKQKLVVTSSNHSEILALHEASRECSCLRSMIHHIQSSCGLTSKTDTPTVIHEDNAACVAQMKEGFIKGDKTKHISPKFFNVHEL